A genomic segment from Anabas testudineus chromosome 6, fAnaTes1.2, whole genome shotgun sequence encodes:
- the idh3a gene encoding isocitrate dehydrogenase [NAD] subunit alpha, mitochondrial isoform X1 has protein sequence MAGKMWRSAILNLLRQWGLSVNGKDKIKAQELSRVVGALTTETPQPRTFIRGMQTVTLIPGDGIGPEISTAVMRIFEAAKAPIQWEERNVTAIKGPGGKWMIPPDAKESMDRNKIGLKGPLKTPIAAGHPSMNLLLRKTFDLYANVRPCVSIEGYQTPYTDVNLVTIRENTEGEYSGIEHLIVDGVVQSIKLITEQASQRIAEYAFEYAKNNQRASVTAVHKANIMRMSDGLFLRKCREAAEKHKDVKFTEMYLDTVCLNMVQDPTQFDVLVMPNLYGDILSDLCAGLIGGLGVTPSGNIGANGVAIFESVHGTAPDIAGKDMANPTALLLSAVMMLRHMGLRDHAKKVETACFDTIRDKKVLTKDLGGNSKCSEFTEAICQRVRDMD, from the exons ATGGCAGGGAAGATGTGGAGGTCAGCG ATTCTTAATCTACTAAGACAATGGGGTTTATCGGTCAATGGCAAGGATAAAATCAAGGCACAGGAA CTGTCACGGGTGGTTGGTGCTTTGACGACAGAGACTCCACAACCCAGGACGTTCATCCGTGGG ATGCAAACTGTTACTTTAATTCCTGGTGATGGAATTGGTCCAGAGATCTCCACTGCTGTCATGAGAATATTTGAAGCAGCTAAA GCACCCATTCAGTGGGAAGAGAGAAATGTTACAGCCATCAAAGGACCCGGTGGGAAATGGATGATTCCCCCAGATGCCAAAGAATCAATGGACAGGAACAAAATTGGCCTAAAAG GACCTTTGAAGACACCAATAGCTGCTGGTCACCCCTCAATGAACCTGCTACTGAGGAAAACCTTTGACCTGTATGCTAATGTGCGCCCCTGTGTGTCTATTGAGGGTTATCAAACCCCCTACACTGATGTGAACCTGGTGACCATTAGGGAGAACACAGAGGGGGAATACAGTGGAATTGAACATTTG ATTGTTGATGGAGTTGTGCAGAGTATTAAGCTCATTACAGAGCAAGCCAGCCAACGCATTGCAGAGTACGCTTTTGAATATGCCAAAAACAATCAGAGGGCCAGTGTTACTGCTGTTCATAAGGCCAATATTAT GCGCATGTCAGATGGACTTTTTCTACGGAAATGCAGAGAGGCTGCGGAAAAGCACAAAGATGTGAAATTCACTGAGATGTACTTGGACACTGTGTGCCTTAAT ATGGTACAGGATCCCACGCAGTTTGATGTATTGGTGATGCCAAATTTGTATGGAGACATTTTAAG CGATCTTTGTGCTGGACTAATTGGGGGTCTTGGAGTAACACCTAGTGGAAACATTGGTGCCAATGGAGTTGCCATATTTGAGtct GTTCATGGAACCGCCCCAGATATAGCAGGAAAAGACATGGCCAACCCCACCGCCTTGTTGCTCAGTGCAGTCATGATGCTGCGGCACATGGGCCTGCGTGACCACGCTAAGAAAGTTGAAACTGCCTGCTTTGACACTATTCGAGATAAAAAG GTTCTAACGAAAGACCTGGGAGGAAACTCAAAGTGTTCAGAATTCACAGAAGCAATATGTCAAAGAGTGCGAGACATGGACTAG
- the idh3a gene encoding isocitrate dehydrogenase [NAD] subunit alpha, mitochondrial isoform X2, with protein MAGKMWRSALSRVVGALTTETPQPRTFIRGMQTVTLIPGDGIGPEISTAVMRIFEAAKAPIQWEERNVTAIKGPGGKWMIPPDAKESMDRNKIGLKGPLKTPIAAGHPSMNLLLRKTFDLYANVRPCVSIEGYQTPYTDVNLVTIRENTEGEYSGIEHLIVDGVVQSIKLITEQASQRIAEYAFEYAKNNQRASVTAVHKANIMRMSDGLFLRKCREAAEKHKDVKFTEMYLDTVCLNMVQDPTQFDVLVMPNLYGDILSDLCAGLIGGLGVTPSGNIGANGVAIFESVHGTAPDIAGKDMANPTALLLSAVMMLRHMGLRDHAKKVETACFDTIRDKKVLTKDLGGNSKCSEFTEAICQRVRDMD; from the exons ATGGCAGGGAAGATGTGGAGGTCAGCG CTGTCACGGGTGGTTGGTGCTTTGACGACAGAGACTCCACAACCCAGGACGTTCATCCGTGGG ATGCAAACTGTTACTTTAATTCCTGGTGATGGAATTGGTCCAGAGATCTCCACTGCTGTCATGAGAATATTTGAAGCAGCTAAA GCACCCATTCAGTGGGAAGAGAGAAATGTTACAGCCATCAAAGGACCCGGTGGGAAATGGATGATTCCCCCAGATGCCAAAGAATCAATGGACAGGAACAAAATTGGCCTAAAAG GACCTTTGAAGACACCAATAGCTGCTGGTCACCCCTCAATGAACCTGCTACTGAGGAAAACCTTTGACCTGTATGCTAATGTGCGCCCCTGTGTGTCTATTGAGGGTTATCAAACCCCCTACACTGATGTGAACCTGGTGACCATTAGGGAGAACACAGAGGGGGAATACAGTGGAATTGAACATTTG ATTGTTGATGGAGTTGTGCAGAGTATTAAGCTCATTACAGAGCAAGCCAGCCAACGCATTGCAGAGTACGCTTTTGAATATGCCAAAAACAATCAGAGGGCCAGTGTTACTGCTGTTCATAAGGCCAATATTAT GCGCATGTCAGATGGACTTTTTCTACGGAAATGCAGAGAGGCTGCGGAAAAGCACAAAGATGTGAAATTCACTGAGATGTACTTGGACACTGTGTGCCTTAAT ATGGTACAGGATCCCACGCAGTTTGATGTATTGGTGATGCCAAATTTGTATGGAGACATTTTAAG CGATCTTTGTGCTGGACTAATTGGGGGTCTTGGAGTAACACCTAGTGGAAACATTGGTGCCAATGGAGTTGCCATATTTGAGtct GTTCATGGAACCGCCCCAGATATAGCAGGAAAAGACATGGCCAACCCCACCGCCTTGTTGCTCAGTGCAGTCATGATGCTGCGGCACATGGGCCTGCGTGACCACGCTAAGAAAGTTGAAACTGCCTGCTTTGACACTATTCGAGATAAAAAG GTTCTAACGAAAGACCTGGGAGGAAACTCAAAGTGTTCAGAATTCACAGAAGCAATATGTCAAAGAGTGCGAGACATGGACTAG
- the rps27l gene encoding 40S ribosomal protein S27-like, giving the protein MINKNNQCCVSALLAWKHGSCCCSVSVPVQQPTYAQKSKPSTVKMPLAKDLLHPSIDLRRRQHKKKRLVQSPNSYFMDVKCPGCYKITTVFSHAQTVVLCVGCSTVLCQPKGGKARLTEGCSFRRKLH; this is encoded by the exons atgattaataaaaataatcagtgcTGTGTTTCAGCCCTTTTAGCCTGGAAACAcggttcctgctgctgctcagtttcTGTTCCTGTCCAACAACCTACGTATGCGCAGAAAAGCAAACCTAGCACGGTGAAAATGCCT TTGGCTAAAGACCTCCTCCATCCTTCTATTGACCTCAGGAGAAGAcaacacaagaagaaaagacTTGTTCAGAGTCCTAACTCCTACTTCATGGACGTGAAGTGTCCAG GCTGCTACAAGATCACCACTGTGTTCAGCCATGCACAGACAGTTGTACTTTGTGTGGGATGCTCAACTGTGCTGTGCCAGCCAAAAGGAGGAAAGGCCAGACTGACAGAGG gttgCTCTTTCAGGAGAAAGCTACACTAA
- the lrrc61 gene encoding leucine-rich repeat-containing protein 61 isoform X1: MDSKREKDQDAEFEKITAALLKSRTGEFDLESILFLKLRSHGIHDLGCVGECINLERLDLSGNNITNLAPLASLRLLSVLNLSANRISSLEPLRSCDNLQNLNLAGNIITSSVESLHCLQSLRKLENIRLKDNTYNYTNPVCRNTSYRAIVLEMFPNIKVLDGERVVGRGSDLYQLCKDIDDTIKAGLYKNGQLIEHPDCKPWVEDSYWEIKRSNNAIIEEAYKQFNDVLHECRLLNNRAIHVISQTERSMSLKKQPKQYAI; the protein is encoded by the exons ATGGACTCTAAGCGAGAAAAGGATCAAG aTGCAGAATTTGAGAAGATAACTGCTGCACTGCTCAAGTCAAGAACAGGAGAATTTGATCTGGAGTCAATACTGTTTCTTAAACTGAGGAGTCATG GAATACATGATCTTGGATGCGTCGGGGAGTGTATAAATTTGGAGAGACTGGACCTCTCTGGAAATAACATCACAAATTTAGCTCCTTTAGCGTCTCTTCGGCTTCTTTCTGTACTCAATTTATCTGCCAACAGGATTTCCAGTTTAG AGCCACTGCGCAGTTGTGACAACTTACAGAACTTAAACTTGGCCGGTAATATCATAACCAG CAGTGTTGAGAGCCTTCACTGCCTTCAGTCCTTGAGAAAGCTTGAAAATATACGTCTTAAAGACAACACTTACAATTACACTAATCCAG TGTGTAGGAACACATCATATAGAGCCATAGTTCTTGAGATGTTCCCTAATATCAAGGTGTTGGATG GTGAAAGAGTGGTTGGTCGTGGGAGTGACTTGTACCAGTTATGCAAAGACATTGATGATACCATCAAAG cTGGTTTATACAAGAATGGGCAGCTTATTGAACATCCTGATTGCAAACCATGGGTGGAAGATAGTTACTGGGAGATAAAGAGATCAAACAATGCCATCATTGAAGAAGCCTACAAACAGTTTAATG ATGTTCTTCATGAATGCCGACTCCTCAACAATAGAGCCATTCATGTAATTTCACAAACGGAAAGATCTATGAGCCTGAAGAAGCAGCCAAAGCAGTATGCCATCTGA
- the dnaja gene encoding dnaJ homolog subfamily A member 4 encodes MVHETGYYDLLGVSPKASAEEIKKAYRKLALKYHPDKNPNEGEKFKHISQAYEVLSDPKKRDLYDQGGEQAIKEGGVGGGSSPMDIFNMFFGGGGRMQRERRGKNVVHQLGVTLEEMYNGTTRKLGLQKNVICEKCDGYGGKKGALEKCSNCKGRGVQVKVQQIGPGMIQQIQSMCPDCQGQGEKFNSKDRCKNCNGNKVERKKKILEVHIDKGMKDGQKITFNGEGDQEPGLEPGDVIIVLDQKEHPVFQRQDDNLVMKMNLKLVEALCGFKKTIQTLDNRTLVITSQPGEVIKHSDIKCVQNEGMPIYRDPYERGQLFIQFMVEFPEKHWLPEHLMFQLERLLPSREDVMITDDMEEVELSEEDVRTQQKTYSREAYEEDDEGPRGGVQCQTQ; translated from the exons ATGGTCCACGAAACCGGCTACTACGACCTCCTGGGTGTCAGCCCCAAAGCCTCAGCAGAGGAAATCAAGAAAGCGTACAGAAAGCTCGCCCTGAAATACCACCCAGACAAGAACCCCAACgaaggagagaaa tTCAAGCATATATCTCAAGCATATGAAGTGCTGTCAGATCCAAAGAAAAGAGACTTGTATGACCAAGGAGGGGAACAAGCAATCAAAGAGGGTGGTGTAGGTGGAGGAAGTTCACCAATGGACATCTTCAACATGTTCTTTGGCGGCGGGGGAAGGATGCAGAGAGAAAGACGGG GAAAGAATGTTGTCCACCAGCTTGGTGTTACGCTAGAGGAGATGTACAATGGCACAACTAGGAAGCTTGGACTTcagaaaaatgttatttgtgaaaaatgtgatg GTTATGGTGGTAAGAAAGGTGCCTTAGAGAAATGCTCCAACTGCAAAGGAAGAGGGGTCCAAGTAAAGGTGCAACAGATTGGGCCTGGCATGATTCAACAGATCCAAAGCATGTGTCCAGACTGCCAGGGACAAGGCGAAAAATTCAATTCTAAGGACCGGTGCAAAAACTGCAATGGAAACAAAGTAGAACGCAAGAAGAAAATCCTTGAAGTTCATATTGACAAAG GTATGAAAGATGGTCAGAAAATTACATTCAATGGTGAAGGTGACCAGGAACCTGGACTGGAGCCTGGGGATGTTATCATTGTGCTGGATCAGAAAGAGCACCCTGTTTTCCAGAGACAAGATGATAATTTAGTTATGAAGATGAACCTCAAACTTGTTGAGGCCCTGTGCGGTTTCAAGAAGACCATTCAAACGCTAGACAACAGAACACTCGTCATCACCTCACAGCCAG GTGAAGTAATCAAGCACAGTGACATAAAGTGTGTACAAAATGAGGGCATGCCGATTTACAGGGATCCTTATGAAAGGGGGCAGCTTTTTATTCAGTTCATG GTGGAATTTCCAGAAAAACACTGGCTCCCAGAGCATCTGATGTTCCAGCTAGAAAGACTGCTTCCTTCACGGGAGGATGTCATGATTACTGACGACATGGAGGAGGTAGAACTCAGTGAGGAAGATGTACGGACACAACAGAAAACCTACAGTAGGGAAGCTTatgaagaagatgatgaggGTCCCAGAGGTGGAGTGCAATGTCAGACACAGTGA
- the lrrc61 gene encoding leucine-rich repeat-containing protein 61 isoform X2, producing the protein MDSKREKDQDAEFEKITAALLKSRTGEFDLESILFLKLRSHGIHDLGCVGECINLERLDLSGNNITNLAPLASLRLLSVLNLSANRISSLEPLRSCDNLQNLNLAGNIITSVESLHCLQSLRKLENIRLKDNTYNYTNPVCRNTSYRAIVLEMFPNIKVLDGERVVGRGSDLYQLCKDIDDTIKAGLYKNGQLIEHPDCKPWVEDSYWEIKRSNNAIIEEAYKQFNDVLHECRLLNNRAIHVISQTERSMSLKKQPKQYAI; encoded by the exons ATGGACTCTAAGCGAGAAAAGGATCAAG aTGCAGAATTTGAGAAGATAACTGCTGCACTGCTCAAGTCAAGAACAGGAGAATTTGATCTGGAGTCAATACTGTTTCTTAAACTGAGGAGTCATG GAATACATGATCTTGGATGCGTCGGGGAGTGTATAAATTTGGAGAGACTGGACCTCTCTGGAAATAACATCACAAATTTAGCTCCTTTAGCGTCTCTTCGGCTTCTTTCTGTACTCAATTTATCTGCCAACAGGATTTCCAGTTTAG AGCCACTGCGCAGTTGTGACAACTTACAGAACTTAAACTTGGCCGGTAATATCATAACCAG TGTTGAGAGCCTTCACTGCCTTCAGTCCTTGAGAAAGCTTGAAAATATACGTCTTAAAGACAACACTTACAATTACACTAATCCAG TGTGTAGGAACACATCATATAGAGCCATAGTTCTTGAGATGTTCCCTAATATCAAGGTGTTGGATG GTGAAAGAGTGGTTGGTCGTGGGAGTGACTTGTACCAGTTATGCAAAGACATTGATGATACCATCAAAG cTGGTTTATACAAGAATGGGCAGCTTATTGAACATCCTGATTGCAAACCATGGGTGGAAGATAGTTACTGGGAGATAAAGAGATCAAACAATGCCATCATTGAAGAAGCCTACAAACAGTTTAATG ATGTTCTTCATGAATGCCGACTCCTCAACAATAGAGCCATTCATGTAATTTCACAAACGGAAAGATCTATGAGCCTGAAGAAGCAGCCAAAGCAGTATGCCATCTGA
- the LOC113165204 gene encoding ras-related protein Rab-8B, producing MAKTYDYLFKLLLIGDSGVGKTCLLFRFSEDSFNTTFISTIGIDFKIRTIELDGKRVKLQIWDTAGQERFRTITTAYYRGAMGIMLVYDICNEKSFENIKNWIRNIEEHASSDVEKMILGNKCDMTDRRQVSKDRGEKLAIDYGVKFLETSAKSSLNVEEAFYTMGRDILHNLSSKTTDNSAGGSGKPVKITDKKSKRIKLFKCSLL from the exons ATGGCGAAAACGTACGATTACCTCTTCAAATTGTTGCTCATCGGAGACAGCGGAGTCGGCAAAACATGTCTCCTGTTCAGATTCAGCGAGGACTCCTTCAACACCACCTTCATATCTACAATAG GAATAGATTTCAAAATCAGGACAATAGAGCTGGATGGAAAAAGAGTCAAACTTCAGATTTG GGACACTGCAGGGCAAGAGAGGTTTCGCACCATCACTACAGCTTACTACAGAGGAGCAATG gGCATTATGTTGGTGTATGACATCTGCAATGAGAAGTcctttgaaaacataaaaaactggATTAGAAATATTGAAGAG CACGCCTCATCTGATGTGGAGAAAATGATCCTTGGTAACAAATGCGACATGACTGACAGGAGACAGGTGTCCAAAGACAGAGGTGAAAAA CTGGCTATTGATTATGGAGTTAAGTTCTTGGAAACCAGTGCAAAGTCTAGTTTAAATGTAGAGGAG GCTTTTTATACTATGGGAAGAGATATATTACATAATCTGAGCTCAAAGACA ACAGACAACAGTGCTGGAGGATCTGGCAAACCAGTCAAGATCACTGACAAAAAATCAAAGAgaattaaattattcaaatgttcaCTCCTCTAG
- the lrrc61 gene encoding leucine-rich repeat-containing protein 61 isoform X3, with protein MDCLNAEFEKITAALLKSRTGEFDLESILFLKLRSHGIHDLGCVGECINLERLDLSGNNITNLAPLASLRLLSVLNLSANRISSLEPLRSCDNLQNLNLAGNIITSSVESLHCLQSLRKLENIRLKDNTYNYTNPVCRNTSYRAIVLEMFPNIKVLDGERVVGRGSDLYQLCKDIDDTIKAGLYKNGQLIEHPDCKPWVEDSYWEIKRSNNAIIEEAYKQFNDVLHECRLLNNRAIHVISQTERSMSLKKQPKQYAI; from the exons ATGGACTGCTTGA aTGCAGAATTTGAGAAGATAACTGCTGCACTGCTCAAGTCAAGAACAGGAGAATTTGATCTGGAGTCAATACTGTTTCTTAAACTGAGGAGTCATG GAATACATGATCTTGGATGCGTCGGGGAGTGTATAAATTTGGAGAGACTGGACCTCTCTGGAAATAACATCACAAATTTAGCTCCTTTAGCGTCTCTTCGGCTTCTTTCTGTACTCAATTTATCTGCCAACAGGATTTCCAGTTTAG AGCCACTGCGCAGTTGTGACAACTTACAGAACTTAAACTTGGCCGGTAATATCATAACCAG CAGTGTTGAGAGCCTTCACTGCCTTCAGTCCTTGAGAAAGCTTGAAAATATACGTCTTAAAGACAACACTTACAATTACACTAATCCAG TGTGTAGGAACACATCATATAGAGCCATAGTTCTTGAGATGTTCCCTAATATCAAGGTGTTGGATG GTGAAAGAGTGGTTGGTCGTGGGAGTGACTTGTACCAGTTATGCAAAGACATTGATGATACCATCAAAG cTGGTTTATACAAGAATGGGCAGCTTATTGAACATCCTGATTGCAAACCATGGGTGGAAGATAGTTACTGGGAGATAAAGAGATCAAACAATGCCATCATTGAAGAAGCCTACAAACAGTTTAATG ATGTTCTTCATGAATGCCGACTCCTCAACAATAGAGCCATTCATGTAATTTCACAAACGGAAAGATCTATGAGCCTGAAGAAGCAGCCAAAGCAGTATGCCATCTGA